The following are encoded in a window of Patescibacteria group bacterium genomic DNA:
- a CDS encoding HpaII family restriction endonuclease translates to MITGNKGEWSEFYAFIKLLVDKKIIGADEDLEKIESVFFPILKIIREETEGKSEYELQTDDTIKIVHSDGKTSVVNSSDLKTKVVEIFQKIKDCSKTFEVPVAEELFDRFGIHSINAGNARKEDLILRVHDHTIGRDHEIGFSIKSKLGSPATLLNASGATNFTYKINGLPKSAIKKINAVETKAKIRDRLFAIRKAGGSFEFHGIDSGVFEKNLRKIDTIMPEIISEVLLAYYSDKGSTFPELLQHMEDTGVHVLSFKLSTEDYAYKIKALLNNAALGMVPASAWDGTLRAHGGVIVVREDGEIVCYHLYNAEAFRNYLFNNTRMESPSATRHRYGTIYEESGELFIKLNLQIRFIG, encoded by the coding sequence ATGATCACAGGAAATAAAGGAGAATGGAGCGAGTTTTATGCGTTCATAAAACTACTCGTCGACAAAAAAATTATCGGAGCCGATGAAGATCTCGAAAAAATCGAGTCTGTCTTTTTTCCGATTTTGAAAATAATCCGCGAAGAAACCGAAGGAAAATCAGAATATGAATTGCAAACCGACGATACGATAAAAATCGTACATTCGGACGGAAAAACGTCAGTCGTCAATAGTTCGGATTTGAAAACAAAAGTTGTTGAAATTTTTCAAAAAATCAAAGACTGCTCAAAAACCTTTGAGGTTCCGGTCGCGGAAGAATTGTTTGACCGTTTCGGCATACATTCAATCAACGCGGGCAACGCGAGGAAAGAAGATTTGATCTTAAGGGTTCACGATCACACAATCGGACGAGATCATGAAATCGGATTCAGCATCAAGTCAAAGCTGGGTTCGCCCGCAACATTGCTTAACGCTTCTGGAGCAACTAATTTTACATATAAAATTAACGGACTGCCAAAAAGCGCAATCAAAAAAATAAATGCGGTTGAAACAAAAGCAAAAATTCGAGACCGCCTTTTTGCAATTCGTAAAGCGGGCGGCTCATTTGAGTTTCATGGCATTGATTCAGGGGTGTTCGAGAAAAACTTACGAAAAATAGACACAATCATGCCAGAAATCATCTCGGAAGTTTTGTTGGCATACTACTCAGATAAAGGCTCAACCTTCCCTGAGCTGTTGCAACACATGGAGGACACGGGCGTGCACGTATTGAGTTTCAAACTTTCCACCGAAGATTACGCATACAAAATCAAGGCCTTGCTCAACAATGCGGCCCTTGGAATGGTTCCCGCAAGTGCGTGGGACGGTACTTTGCGTGCACACGGTGGCGTGATTGTCGTGCGCGAAGACGGTGAAATCGTTTGTTATCACCTTTACAATGCCGAAGCGTTCCGAAATTACCTGTTCAACAATACACGCATGGAGTCTCCGAGTGCTACACGACACAGATACGGCACTATTTACGAAGAAAGTGGTGAACTATTTATCAAGCTCAACCTACAAATACGATTTATCGGATAG
- a CDS encoding DNA cytosine methyltransferase: MGAKTQNKKRSITFVDLFAGIGGFHLAFHNAGAKCVFVSEWDKHARQTYEHNFRKIQPELFEVGLFAKGKNLFAGDITKVNEKDVPDFDILAGGFPCQPFSQAGFGKGFADARGTLFHDIVRIIKEKKPAAFFLENVRHLLNHDNGKTFDVIKKTITEDLGYSFHYKIVKASDFGLPQHRPRLFMVGFRDPNVKFEFPKPIRLEKTMSDIWCAPCEKKIGFTLRVGGRGSKIDDRHNWDSYRVKGKVKRLSPIEGKRMMGFPDDFEFPVSDMKAMKQLGNAVAVNAIHAVAKQIIQSLNTYDHRK; encoded by the coding sequence ATGGGAGCAAAAACTCAAAATAAAAAACGGAGCATCACCTTCGTTGACCTGTTCGCGGGAATCGGCGGTTTTCATTTGGCATTTCATAATGCGGGGGCGAAATGCGTTTTTGTAAGCGAGTGGGACAAGCATGCACGCCAAACATACGAACATAATTTCAGAAAAATTCAGCCTGAACTTTTTGAGGTCGGCCTGTTCGCAAAAGGTAAAAATCTTTTTGCGGGTGATATCACCAAAGTAAACGAAAAGGACGTGCCAGACTTCGACATCTTGGCTGGAGGCTTTCCTTGTCAACCGTTCTCACAAGCGGGCTTCGGAAAAGGTTTTGCCGACGCTCGCGGAACACTGTTCCACGACATCGTGAGAATCATTAAAGAGAAAAAGCCCGCCGCTTTCTTTTTGGAAAATGTCCGCCACTTGTTGAACCATGATAACGGAAAAACTTTTGACGTTATAAAAAAAACAATAACTGAAGATCTCGGCTATTCGTTTCATTACAAAATCGTAAAGGCCTCCGACTTTGGGCTTCCTCAACATCGCCCACGCTTGTTCATGGTTGGCTTTAGGGATCCTAATGTGAAATTTGAATTTCCCAAGCCAATAAGGCTCGAAAAAACGATGTCTGATATTTGGTGTGCACCGTGCGAAAAAAAAATCGGCTTCACTCTTCGTGTCGGTGGTCGCGGATCAAAAATCGATGATCGCCATAATTGGGACTCATACCGAGTAAAAGGTAAAGTGAAACGACTGTCACCGATTGAAGGAAAGAGGATGATGGGTTTCCCTGATGATTTCGAATTTCCTGTTTCCGACATGAAAGCGATGAAACAACTAGGCAATGCGGTCGCCGTCAACGCAATTCACGCTGTCGCCAAGCAAATTATACAATCACTCAATACTTATGATCACAGGAAATAA
- the secA gene encoding preprotein translocase subunit SecA, translating into MLRKILSTLVGDANAREIKKLGVTVDQINALEKELQNLSNAELQAKTGEFRERLAGGATLDELLPEAFAVVKNACRRLVGTSWDVRGNPVKWEMIPYDVQLVGGIILHHGKIAEMKTGEGKTLVCTLPLYLNALSGKGCHLVTVNNYLARRDAEWMGGLFKFLGLSVGIIDHGISAEDRRAAYAADITYGTNTEFGFDYLRDNMAHDARELVQRDLNYAIVDEVDSILIDEARTPLIISAPAEESTSKYLRYSQLVTNLVKGEDYELDEKAKAATLTEAGIAKMEQLLGLENIYTEAGFSEVHHIEAALKARAVYTLDKDYVVKDGEILIVDEFTGRLMPGRRYSDGLHQALEAKEKVEVRRESKTLATITLQNYFRLYAKLAGMTGTALTEAEEFATIYNLECLVIPTNRSVTRRDLADSVYKSEHGKFLAAVAKIKELNAIGQPVLVGTITIEKSERLSQMLLRSGVPHKVLNAKQHEKEAEIVSHAGEKGAVTIATNMAGRGTDIKLGAGVAELGGLFILGTERHESRRIDNQLRGRAGRQGDPGASQFFVSMEDALMRLFGGEKMQRMMEFMKVPEDMPIENKMISHSIESAQKKVEAHHFDIRKHLVEYDDVMNRQREIIYGRRKKILTHENIADEIQKILEEDARAIVTAFSANRKRDEWDLSEIAKQLTEIENSGSALTADQLGEFLTPEDLANFAVEFLKNAYQVREAKLTQPEALRFAERQIYLATIDRLWMEHLENMRHLREKVSLRGFGQRDPLVEYKNEAFLSFEELLGNVRGNTLRALFRLKVEATPTPPPAANIPISVVTNESAVEDILTGDREEFTPEEEKAIAATAKDFLKVNPEIQNLGKDGIVKIQVGSADLRSSDSDKSATPTVIRVSGNENAGGQKEIGRNDACPCGATKLDGTPKKYKNCCGKNV; encoded by the coding sequence ATGCTAAGAAAAATCCTCTCCACTCTCGTCGGCGATGCGAATGCGCGTGAGATCAAAAAACTCGGCGTAACCGTCGACCAGATCAATGCACTGGAAAAAGAGCTGCAGAATTTGAGCAATGCGGAGCTGCAGGCGAAGACGGGCGAATTTCGCGAACGCCTCGCGGGTGGCGCGACCTTAGACGAGCTTTTGCCCGAGGCTTTCGCCGTCGTGAAAAATGCCTGCCGCAGATTGGTCGGCACCTCCTGGGATGTCCGCGGCAATCCGGTCAAGTGGGAAATGATTCCCTACGATGTCCAGCTCGTCGGCGGAATTATTTTGCACCATGGCAAAATTGCGGAAATGAAAACGGGTGAAGGCAAGACGCTCGTCTGCACTTTGCCGCTGTATCTGAATGCGCTCTCTGGCAAAGGCTGCCACCTCGTGACCGTGAATAACTATTTGGCAAGAAGAGATGCAGAGTGGATGGGCGGGCTGTTTAAATTTTTAGGATTATCCGTTGGCATAATCGACCACGGTATTTCGGCAGAAGATCGCCGCGCCGCCTACGCCGCCGACATCACTTACGGCACGAATACGGAATTCGGCTTCGACTACCTGCGCGACAACATGGCACACGATGCGCGCGAGCTGGTGCAGCGCGATTTGAATTACGCGATCGTCGATGAGGTTGACTCGATTTTGATTGACGAGGCGCGCACGCCGTTAATTATTTCCGCACCCGCGGAGGAATCGACGAGCAAATACCTGCGCTATTCTCAGCTCGTCACGAATTTGGTGAAAGGCGAAGACTACGAATTGGACGAGAAAGCGAAAGCAGCGACACTGACCGAGGCGGGCATCGCGAAGATGGAGCAGTTGCTCGGACTGGAAAACATTTACACCGAAGCCGGATTCAGCGAAGTGCACCACATCGAAGCCGCGCTCAAGGCGCGCGCGGTCTACACGCTCGACAAAGATTATGTCGTGAAAGACGGCGAGATTCTGATCGTCGATGAATTCACGGGACGCCTGATGCCGGGTCGCCGCTACTCCGACGGTCTGCACCAAGCGCTCGAAGCGAAAGAAAAAGTCGAAGTGCGCCGCGAGTCAAAGACACTCGCGACCATCACACTGCAAAATTACTTCCGACTCTACGCGAAACTCGCGGGTATGACCGGCACCGCGCTCACCGAGGCGGAAGAATTTGCGACGATTTACAACCTCGAATGCCTCGTCATTCCGACCAACCGCAGTGTCACGCGCCGCGACCTCGCCGACTCGGTTTACAAATCTGAACACGGCAAATTCCTCGCCGCTGTCGCGAAGATCAAAGAGCTGAATGCAATCGGTCAACCCGTGCTCGTCGGTACGATTACGATTGAGAAATCCGAACGGCTCTCACAAATGCTCCTGCGTAGCGGTGTCCCGCACAAAGTTCTAAATGCGAAGCAGCACGAAAAAGAAGCGGAAATCGTTTCGCACGCGGGCGAGAAAGGCGCCGTCACGATCGCGACCAATATGGCTGGTCGTGGCACCGACATCAAGCTCGGCGCGGGCGTAGCGGAGCTCGGCGGACTTTTCATCCTCGGCACGGAGCGCCACGAGTCGCGCCGCATTGATAATCAATTACGCGGTCGCGCGGGACGCCAGGGCGATCCGGGTGCGAGCCAATTTTTCGTCTCAATGGAGGACGCACTGATGCGACTCTTCGGCGGCGAAAAAATGCAGCGCATGATGGAATTCATGAAAGTGCCGGAAGACATGCCGATCGAAAACAAAATGATTTCGCACTCGATCGAATCCGCGCAGAAGAAAGTCGAGGCGCACCACTTCGACATTCGCAAACACTTGGTCGAATACGACGATGTGATGAATCGCCAACGCGAAATCATCTACGGCCGCCGGAAGAAAATTCTCACGCACGAAAATATCGCCGACGAGATTCAGAAAATTTTGGAAGAAGACGCGCGCGCCATCGTCACCGCCTTTTCCGCGAATCGAAAACGCGACGAGTGGGATCTCAGTGAAATTGCGAAACAGCTCACGGAGATTGAAAATTCCGGCAGCGCGCTCACCGCCGACCAGCTGGGCGAATTCTTGACTCCGGAAGACCTGGCGAATTTCGCCGTCGAATTTTTGAAAAATGCTTACCAAGTGCGCGAAGCAAAACTGACGCAGCCCGAAGCCCTGCGTTTCGCCGAGCGCCAAATCTACCTCGCGACGATCGACCGCCTCTGGATGGAGCATCTCGAAAACATGCGCCACCTCCGCGAAAAAGTTTCGCTGCGCGGCTTCGGTCAGCGCGATCCGCTGGTCGAATACAAGAACGAAGCTTTCCTGTCTTTCGAAGAATTGCTCGGCAATGTCCGCGGCAACACACTCCGCGCGCTCTTCCGGCTGAAAGTCGAAGCAACTCCGACTCCACCACCGGCAGCGAATATTCCGATCAGTGTCGTGACGAATGAGTCCGCCGTCGAAGACATCCTGACGGGCGACCGCGAAGAATTCACACCCGAGGAAGAGAAGGCCATCGCCGCGACGGCAAAAGATTTTCTCAAGGTCAATCCTGAAATTCAAAATCTTGGCAAAGATGGCATCGTCAAAATCCAAGTAGGGAGCGCAGATCTGCGCTCCTCGGACTCTGACAAATCCGCAACCCCCACCGTGATTCGCGTCTCGGGAAATGAAAATGCTGGCGGACAAAAAGAAATTGGTAGAAATGATGCTTGTCCGTGCGGAGCGACAAAGCTGGACGGCACACCGAAAAAGTACAAAAATTGTTGTGGAAAAAATGTTTAG